A genomic window from Syntrophorhabdaceae bacterium includes:
- the arsS gene encoding arsenosugar biosynthesis radical SAM protein ArsS (Some members of this family are selenoproteins.), with protein MTLLHEKAFELSGQAIQAREIAVLQVNLGYRCNQHCTHCHVSAHPGRQEAMDRETVDKVLAILKEHRIRCLDVTGGAPELNPHFRYMIQSARENDVHVIVRTNLTVFFEPGMADIPEFFRDNIVEVIASLPCFTRENVDRMRGEGAFEKSIKGLRTLNALGYGRNGGLVLNLVYNPLSASLPGSQKELEAAYKEELSERFGITFNRLLVLANLPAGRFQEMLVRTDERVRYIESARSALNPDTFEGLMCRHLLNVRWDGTLYDCDFNQALGLPVRSASRHIRDFDLQSLSHRFIMTGDHCYLCTAGKGSS; from the coding sequence ATGACACTCTTGCACGAAAAGGCATTTGAATTATCCGGGCAGGCAATCCAGGCCCGTGAGATAGCTGTTCTCCAGGTCAATTTAGGCTACAGGTGCAATCAGCACTGTACCCACTGCCATGTTTCAGCGCACCCGGGCAGACAGGAAGCCATGGATAGGGAAACGGTCGATAAGGTCCTTGCTATCCTGAAGGAGCACCGTATACGCTGCCTCGATGTCACGGGTGGGGCCCCGGAACTGAATCCGCATTTTCGATATATGATTCAATCGGCACGGGAGAACGATGTCCATGTGATTGTCAGGACTAACCTCACGGTCTTTTTTGAACCGGGCATGGCCGACATACCTGAGTTTTTCCGTGATAACATCGTTGAAGTCATAGCATCCCTCCCCTGTTTTACCCGGGAGAACGTTGACCGGATGAGGGGGGAGGGGGCCTTTGAAAAGAGCATCAAGGGATTGCGAACGCTTAACGCCTTAGGTTACGGGAGAAACGGAGGTCTTGTTTTGAACCTTGTGTATAACCCGTTGAGCGCATCGCTGCCCGGCAGCCAGAAAGAGCTGGAGGCAGCTTACAAAGAAGAGCTGTCAGAGCGTTTCGGCATTACTTTTAACCGGCTTCTTGTTTTGGCGAATCTTCCCGCGGGGAGATTCCAGGAAATGCTTGTCAGGACAGACGAGCGTGTACGGTACATTGAGTCTGCGAGAAGCGCATTGAACCCTGACACCTTTGAAGGCCTTATGTGCCGGCATCTCCTGAATGTCCGATGGGATGGAACCCTTTATGACTGTGATTTTAACCAGGCACTGGGGCTCCCGGTGAGGTCGGCCAGCCGGCACATCAGGGATTTTGACCTCCAATCGCTTTCGCACCGTTTTATTATGACAGGAGACCACTGCTATTTATGTACTGCAGGCAAGGGGTCGTCCTGA
- a CDS encoding sterol desaturase family protein, with protein MNVLVIDHHALIRLCSFFGIFLLMATLEMAVPRRTPRTPKPARWFTNLSLTFLNGLVGRFVFPLSATALAVLAGERGWGLFHYLHLPSLATGVISIVLLDLTIYLQHLVFHKVRIFWYIHGMHHTDLDIDVTTGARFHPVEIVLSLLIKMGIILVLGIPVWSFVAFEVLLNATSMFNHGNISISTAIDRILRFVLVTPDMHRVHHSVIIREHNSNFGFNLPWWDRLFGTYKGQPEAGHDNMVIGLANFRDPERLSLMRLILLPFLERRKF; from the coding sequence ATGAATGTGCTCGTAATTGACCACCATGCCCTTATCAGGCTCTGCAGTTTTTTCGGCATATTCCTTCTCATGGCAACCCTGGAAATGGCTGTCCCGCGTCGTACCCCGCGGACACCCAAACCTGCCCGCTGGTTCACAAACCTCTCCCTCACCTTTTTGAATGGCCTGGTGGGGCGCTTTGTCTTTCCCCTTTCGGCAACAGCGCTGGCCGTTCTTGCAGGGGAACGGGGTTGGGGGTTGTTCCATTACCTTCACCTTCCTTCTCTCGCGACAGGCGTGATTTCCATAGTCCTCCTTGACCTGACTATATATCTCCAGCACCTGGTCTTTCATAAGGTTCGCATCTTCTGGTATATCCACGGGATGCACCACACGGACCTCGATATCGATGTTACAACAGGCGCACGGTTTCATCCTGTTGAGATTGTGCTTTCCCTGCTGATCAAGATGGGGATTATCCTCGTGCTTGGAATACCGGTATGGTCTTTCGTCGCCTTCGAGGTGCTACTCAACGCAACATCCATGTTCAATCACGGTAATATCTCTATCAGCACGGCAATTGACAGGATTTTGCGTTTCGTTCTCGTCACACCCGACATGCATCGTGTACACCACTCGGTAATCATCCGCGAACACAACAGCAACTTTGGTTTTAACCTCCCCTGGTGGGATCGCCTGTTCGGGACCTATAAAGGCCAACCTGAAGCGGGGCATGATAATATGGTGATCGGCCTTGCAAACTTCAGGGACCCCGAAAGACTTTCTTTAATGAGACTGATCCTGCTGCCTTTTCTCGAGCGGAGAAAATTCTGA
- a CDS encoding TIGR04283 family arsenosugar biosynthesis glycosyltransferase — MPAGPRISIIIPVLNESDSINGLISHLLSLDNSKQTETIVVDGDQDGGTLKAIMDMEVIKIKSPQGRGRQMNVGAEAARGQLLLFLHADTELPRNAFTLIQSVMEEPRFAAGAFDLGIRSERLVFSIIESISSMRSRITRIPFGDQAIFVRKNYFDTIGGYKYIPIMEDVEIMQRIKKRGDKIFIIRQKVSTSARRWEQEGIFFCTFRNWLLQLLYFLGVSPDKLTKFYRHI; from the coding sequence ATGCCTGCAGGTCCCCGCATATCAATCATCATCCCTGTCCTGAACGAGTCCGATTCAATCAACGGGCTCATCAGTCACCTCCTTTCCCTCGATAATAGCAAACAGACAGAAACCATCGTTGTCGACGGAGATCAGGACGGGGGTACGTTGAAGGCGATCATGGATATGGAAGTCATTAAGATCAAGTCTCCACAGGGCCGCGGGCGACAGATGAATGTGGGCGCAGAAGCAGCCAGGGGACAGCTTCTCCTCTTTCTCCATGCTGATACTGAACTTCCGCGTAACGCCTTTACTCTCATTCAATCAGTAATGGAAGAACCAAGGTTTGCCGCCGGCGCCTTTGACCTCGGTATCAGGTCTGAAAGGCTTGTCTTCAGTATTATTGAATCTATTTCTTCTATGCGTTCCCGTATCACAAGGATACCCTTCGGAGATCAGGCAATCTTTGTGCGGAAGAATTATTTTGATACTATTGGCGGCTATAAGTATATTCCGATCATGGAGGATGTAGAGATCATGCAGAGGATAAAAAAAAGGGGTGATAAGATCTTTATCATCAGACAGAAGGTCAGCACATCTGCCCGCAGGTGGGAACAGGAAGGAATCTTTTTCTGCACGTTCAGGAACTGGCTTCTCCAGCTATTATATTTCCTCGGCGTTTCACCGGATAAGCTGACAAAATTTTATCGGCACATTTAA
- a CDS encoding TIGR04282 family arsenosugar biosynthesis glycosyltransferase, translating to MADKRRIIMFVKVPEKGVVKSRLIASVGEGAARLLYQYFVDDLIEMLRMGGYPFVISFDPPDAMAEIRRWLGKKHIFIPQAGDDLGERMKNAFAGTFSEGVSSAVLIGSDSPDLTKEILAKAFAALDDHNTVIGPSHDGGYYLIGFNKNTFMPEVFNNIPWSTPEVFSRTMDILIKGNCRVHVLPEWRDIDTIDDLRALFSNCAKTAFAGSETMKYLRKKKGELL from the coding sequence ATGGCGGATAAAAGGCGCATTATCATGTTTGTTAAAGTACCGGAAAAGGGTGTTGTAAAATCGCGTCTCATAGCCTCTGTCGGAGAGGGTGCCGCCCGTTTACTTTATCAATACTTTGTTGACGATCTCATTGAGATGCTCAGGATGGGCGGATATCCTTTTGTCATATCCTTTGATCCCCCTGACGCCATGGCAGAAATCAGAAGATGGCTCGGCAAGAAACATATATTCATCCCTCAGGCCGGAGATGATCTTGGGGAACGGATGAAGAACGCCTTTGCAGGAACATTTTCAGAGGGCGTCAGCTCTGCTGTCCTGATAGGGAGCGACAGTCCCGATCTTACAAAGGAAATTCTCGCGAAGGCCTTTGCCGCCCTCGATGACCATAATACCGTGATAGGCCCTTCGCATGACGGGGGGTATTACCTGATAGGGTTTAATAAAAATACCTTTATGCCGGAGGTCTTTAATAACATCCCATGGAGCACTCCGGAAGTATTTTCTCGGACGATGGATATATTGATAAAAGGGAATTGCCGTGTCCATGTACTCCCGGAGTGGCGAGATATCGATACTATCGATGATCTGCGGGCGCTCTTCTCAAACTGCGCAAAAACAGCTTTTGCAGGATCTGAGACCATGAAGTATCTCCGGAAAAAAAAGGGGGAATTGTTATGA